The following are from one region of the Terriglobia bacterium genome:
- the purU gene encoding formyltetrahydrofolate deformylase: MSADLTQFIYKHEGQILYHDQYVDPETRHYYTCLEWDLSHFTISDDEMTDHLRTFIGNEPDSEWSLHYSDQILRMAIFVSKDPACLYDVLAHSHSGEWKVEVPLVVSNHPDLEAAAARFGVEFRAFSLTRQNKAAVEEEQIALLRKHRIDFVVLARYMQILTGRLIQAYPNRIINIHHAFLPAFPGARPYHAARQRGVKMIGATSHYVSEELDTGPIIEQSVMRVSHRNSVQDLIRLGRNIEKTVLSQAIWSHIRRKIIVHDGRTIVFD; this comes from the coding sequence ATAAGCGCGGATCTGACGCAATTCATTTACAAACACGAGGGACAAATTCTTTACCACGACCAGTACGTCGATCCGGAGACCCGGCATTACTACACATGCCTGGAGTGGGACCTCTCACACTTCACGATCTCCGATGACGAAATGACGGACCACCTGCGAACGTTCATCGGCAACGAACCCGACAGCGAATGGTCTCTGCACTATTCGGATCAGATCTTGAGGATGGCGATTTTTGTTTCGAAAGATCCCGCCTGCTTGTATGACGTGCTTGCCCACAGCCATTCCGGTGAATGGAAAGTCGAGGTGCCTCTGGTCGTCAGCAACCATCCCGACCTGGAAGCGGCGGCGGCGCGATTCGGAGTCGAATTCCGCGCCTTCTCCCTTACCAGGCAGAACAAGGCTGCGGTCGAAGAAGAACAAATTGCCCTTCTTCGAAAACACCGGATCGATTTCGTCGTGCTCGCGCGCTACATGCAGATTTTGACCGGCCGTTTGATACAGGCGTATCCCAACCGCATCATCAACATCCACCATGCATTTCTTCCCGCTTTCCCGGGCGCGCGGCCTTACCACGCCGCGCGTCAACGCGGCGTCAAGATGATCGGAGCGACGAGCCACTATGTGAGCGAAGAACTGGACACCGGCCCGATCATCGAACAGAGCGTGATGCGGGTCAGTCACCGCAACTCCGTTCAGGACCTCATCCGGCTTGGCCGCAATATCGAGAAAACCGTGCTTTCTCAGGCTATCTGGAGCCATATTCGCAGAAAGATCATTGTTCACGACGGCCGCACGATCGTCTTCGATTAG